A window from Theobroma cacao cultivar B97-61/B2 chromosome 3, Criollo_cocoa_genome_V2, whole genome shotgun sequence encodes these proteins:
- the LOC18604087 gene encoding uncharacterized protein LOC18604087 translates to MGQIKAGPSVSEPHHQVQAEPEPQCPAITLLHEPTQNQASATIYQTQQSTRVNQALPQQQLQQQRYQSQPNQQVYGVVQPTAPPVPAQFPPQTAQNTGPNQHPVEYPPLSPQQTIPIQPNQDVGVIYQQQQGVPQAIYQQPPPSYPQNYIAPPFAASSYVSHAQIFHDVTYQVPPQYVVMPPYIHGTVSQIDAASSGFPLPAKVWNTGLFDCMDDPMNALITVCFPCVTFGRVAEIVDEGHTSCGTSGLLYGLIAFFIGVPCILSCAYRTKLRNKLGLVESPAPDWVTHCFCDWCALCQEYRELQQRGWDPSIGWHGNLAKRQSIQQQQHLAMMPPINQTMFA, encoded by the exons ATGGGGCAAATTAAAGCAGGCCCTTCTGTTTCCGAGCCTCATCATCAAGTCCAAGCAGAACCTGAGCCACAATGCCCAGCAATTACATTGCTACATGAACCAACTCAAAATCAAGCCTCGGCAACAATCTACCAGACTCAACAAAGCACACGAGTGAATCAAGCATTACCTCAGCAGCAGCTACAACAGCAACGCTACCAATCACAACCTAACCAGCAGGTGTATGGGGTAGTTCAGCCAACGGCTCCACCCGTGCCCGCACAGTTTCCGCCCCAAACCGCACAAAACACTGGACCTAACCAGCATCCTGTGGAATACCCACCACTAAGCCCGCAACAAACAATCCCAATACAGCCTAATCAGGATGTGGGTGTGATCTACCAACAACAACAAGGAGTTCCGCAAGCAATATATCAGCAACCTCCGCCTAGTTATCCTCAAAATTATATAGCTCCTCCTTTTGCTGCTTCGAGCTATGTATCACATGCACAAATCTTTCATGATGTTACTTACCAAGTTCCTCCACAATATGTGGTTATGCCACCATACATTCATGGTACAGTGAGTCAAATCGACGCTGCATCGTCGGGGTTTCCACTGCCAGCTAAGGTCTGGAACACTGGCTTGTTTGATTGCATGGATGACCCAATGAATG CTCTCATAACAGTTTGCTTCCCATGCGTGACATTCGGCCGGGTTGCAGAGATTGTGGACGAAGGCCATACTT CTTGTGGAACCAGTGGATTGCTTTACGGTTTGATTGCATTCTTCATCGGGGTTCCCTGCATACTGTCTTGCGCATACCGCACCAAACTTAGAAACAAGCTTGGGCTAGTTGAGTCTCCAGCACCAGACTGGGTTACTCACTGTTTTTGTGATTGGTGTGCTCTTTGTCAAGAATATCGAGAGCTTCAACAAAGAGGGTGGGATCCATCCATAG GATGGCACGGAAACTTAGCAAAGAGACAGAGCATTCAACAGCAGCAACACCTTGCCATGATGCCCCCAATAAACCAAACAATGTTTGCTTGA